The sequence below is a genomic window from Sorangiineae bacterium MSr12523.
GGTGGCCCGCGCATGGATGCCGAGTGCGATGGGCATCGCGTACGAGAGATAAAGCCCCGTCGTGGCGAGCGATGCGACGGCGAGAAACACTTTGTCGCTGAAGGGCAACGTGAGGAGCACCAGGAGGAAAGGTCCGAGCGTTGAGGCCAGGATCGCGAACAGCGGTGTCTTGTGGGACGGGCTGACCCGCCGCAACGTGGCCGAGCCGGGCAACCCGCCGTCGCGGCAAAAAGCGAACAGCATGCGCGAGGCGCTGGTGACGCTCGAGAGCCCGCAGAACCACATCGCCACGACAGCGAGGCCCATGGTGAGATCGCCCGTGGTCTCGCCGAAGGCGTGACGCAGCACGTAAAGCGGTGGCTCTTTGTCGTTCGCGGTGGCCGGCAGATCGACGATGGCCAGGGTCAAGCCAGCGATGAGCGCATAGCCCGCGACCGCGCTGACCGCGACGGAGGAAACGATGCCCCACGGCGCACGCCGCGCCGGATCGTGCGTCTCTTCGCTGACGTGCGCGGAGGCATCGTAGCCGGTGAAGGTCCACATCCCGAGCACGAGCGCATTGAGAAAGCCGAGCGTGTAATTGCCATCTTCGCGCAGCGTGAATCCCGTCTGCCCCAGGAACGACACGGGCTGGGCGCGACCCCAGAGCAGCAGCGCACCGACGATGATGATCACACCGACGATGTGCACCGTCGCCGAGAAGCTATTGAGCCAGGCCACGAGCTTCACGGAAAACGCGTTGATGAGCCCATGCGAGAGCAGCACGACGAAGAGCAGCGGCACGGACATGCTGCTCGGCAGGCGCAAGGTGCCCGCGATGGCCTGCGCGCATCCGAGATCGATCGCGGCCACGATGGCGCATTGACCGGCGAGGTTCATCATGGCGGTGAACCATCCCCAGCCCGGACCGCCGAGCAGCGCAGACCAGTGATAGAGCGCACCGGCCGTT
It includes:
- a CDS encoding amino acid permease codes for the protein MATPSNRPDAALTQGSTSALQDTASRPHAVPIPPGADHPRDDADAHMLSRLGYAQELLRAMGGFSSFAISFSIISILTGIMTTYAVALGGGGPAALGYGWPIVSVGTLIVAMAMGELASAFPTAGALYHWSALLGGPGWGWFTAMMNLAGQCAIVAAIDLGCAQAIAGTLRLPSSMSVPLLFVVLLSHGLINAFSVKLVAWLNSFSATVHIVGVIIIVGALLLWGRAQPVSFLGQTGFTLREDGNYTLGFLNALVLGMWTFTGYDASAHVSEETHDPARRAPWGIVSSVAVSAVAGYALIAGLTLAIVDLPATANDKEPPLYVLRHAFGETTGDLTMGLAVVAMWFCGLSSVTSASRMLFAFCRDGGLPGSATLRRVSPSHKTPLFAILASTLGPFLLVLLTLPFSDKVFLAVASLATTGLYLSYAMPIALGIHARATGKWRHRGPWNLGGLGIPMAACAVVWSLAVLVICCLPPNWNAAVMLASVVVVILALYFAFARTRFAGPQVSIVGIEASFDARGQS